In the genome of Streptomyces racemochromogenes, one region contains:
- a CDS encoding PadR family transcriptional regulator codes for MADETAETADETSAGTNPRPLPATSWAVLGLLSFGEELSGYDLKKWSDRSLRFFYWSPSFSQIYSELKRLEKAGYASSRMVAQDTGTRDKRVYRITGAGMDAVRAWAREAPVDPPVLKHGPMLRLWLGHLLEPEQMREVLSRHKEFAEDMRRRAEADAESAKDEAAWAYPTLTLKWAERYYTSERDLAAAMLEDIDALEAARAAAGAAGSPAGKSADHP; via the coding sequence GTGGCAGACGAGACGGCCGAGACGGCAGACGAGACGTCGGCGGGCACGAACCCGCGCCCCCTCCCCGCGACCAGCTGGGCGGTGCTCGGGCTGCTCTCCTTCGGCGAGGAGCTCTCCGGCTACGACCTGAAGAAGTGGTCCGACCGGTCGCTTCGCTTCTTCTACTGGAGCCCGTCCTTCAGCCAGATCTACAGCGAGCTCAAGCGGCTGGAGAAGGCCGGCTACGCCTCCTCGCGGATGGTCGCCCAGGACACCGGCACCCGCGACAAGCGCGTCTACCGGATCACCGGCGCGGGCATGGACGCCGTACGGGCCTGGGCGCGCGAGGCGCCGGTCGACCCGCCGGTGCTCAAGCACGGGCCGATGCTGCGGCTGTGGCTGGGCCACCTGCTGGAACCGGAGCAGATGCGCGAAGTCCTGAGCCGCCACAAGGAGTTCGCGGAGGACATGCGCCGCCGCGCGGAGGCCGACGCCGAGAGCGCCAAGGACGAGGCGGCCTGGGCGTACCCCACCCTGACCCTCAAGTGGGCCGAGCGGTACTACACCTCCGAGCGGGACCTCGCGGCCGCGATGCTGGAGGACATCGACGCCCTGGAGGCGGCCCGCGCCGCCGCGGGGGCCGCCGGGAGCCCTGCCGGGAAGTCCGCCGACCACCCGTAG
- a CDS encoding SDR family NAD(P)-dependent oxidoreductase produces MVSLEGKVVVITGAARGQGAAEARLCAGAGARVVVTDLREEEGRAVAAELGGQGLYVRHDVADADSWAGVVREAVAAFGTISALVNNAALWRTAHVEEQSPEGFEELLRVNLLGPFLGIRAVAPVLRAGGGGSVVNVSSTAGLVGIPGHAAYGSTKFGLRGLTRSAALDLAPDGIRVNSVHPGAIDTPMVADAVAGRDWSHVPLGRMGRPGEVGELVLFLCSDASSYVTGAEFAVDGGMTAR; encoded by the coding sequence ATGGTGTCGCTCGAGGGCAAGGTCGTCGTCATCACCGGTGCCGCCCGCGGCCAGGGCGCCGCCGAGGCCCGGCTGTGCGCCGGGGCCGGGGCGCGGGTCGTCGTCACCGACCTCCGCGAGGAGGAGGGCCGGGCGGTCGCCGCCGAACTGGGCGGCCAGGGCCTGTACGTACGCCACGACGTGGCCGACGCCGACAGCTGGGCCGGGGTGGTGCGCGAGGCGGTCGCCGCCTTCGGGACCATCTCCGCGCTGGTCAACAACGCCGCTCTGTGGCGCACCGCGCACGTCGAGGAACAGAGCCCCGAGGGCTTCGAGGAACTGCTGCGGGTCAACCTGCTCGGCCCCTTCCTCGGGATCCGGGCCGTCGCCCCCGTGCTGCGCGCCGGCGGGGGAGGCTCCGTCGTCAACGTCTCCTCCACCGCCGGGCTCGTCGGCATCCCCGGCCACGCGGCCTACGGCTCCACCAAGTTCGGCCTGCGCGGACTGACCCGCTCGGCGGCGCTGGACCTGGCCCCGGACGGCATTCGGGTCAACTCGGTGCACCCCGGGGCCATTGACACCCCGATGGTGGCCGACGCCGTCGCGGGGCGCGACTGGTCGCACGTCCCGCTGGGCCGGATGGGCCGGCCGGGGGAGGTCGGGGAGCTGGTGCTGTTCCTGTGCTCGGACGCGTCCTCGTACGTCACCGGCGCGGAGTTCGCGGTCGACGGCGGGATGACGGCGCGGTGA
- a CDS encoding alpha/beta hydrolase produces the protein MTRDGLSPDARRLCDAMAAGFPGPGDAAALRAAVAAGAPGRPAGPDLASVYDTTAGGVPVRVYDPAPGAAGRPLAVYFHGGGWVMCGPDTHDALCRALASASGAVVVSADYRLAPEHPWPAAADDALAVLLWARTGAERLGCDPARVVVAGDSSGGNLAAVTALRAPGLVAGQLLAYPPLDASMGSESVAAYGRGYFHTAAHMAWYWDQYGGDPAHPHVSPLRAADLSGLPRTLIVLADCDVLRDEGLAYARRLGEAGVDCEVRLHPGVFHGFLGLPLPAARAAVAGAAAWLAATEPVG, from the coding sequence GTGACCCGGGACGGGCTGTCGCCGGACGCGCGGCGGCTGTGCGACGCGATGGCCGCCGGGTTCCCCGGCCCCGGGGACGCGGCCGCCCTGCGGGCCGCGGTGGCCGCCGGCGCCCCGGGCCGCCCGGCGGGGCCGGATCTGGCCTCCGTGTACGACACCACCGCGGGCGGGGTGCCGGTGCGGGTGTACGACCCCGCGCCCGGGGCGGCGGGCCGGCCGCTGGCGGTGTACTTCCACGGCGGCGGGTGGGTGATGTGCGGCCCGGACACCCACGACGCCCTGTGCCGTGCCCTGGCGTCGGCCTCCGGGGCGGTGGTCGTCTCCGCCGACTACCGGCTCGCCCCGGAACACCCCTGGCCCGCGGCGGCCGACGACGCGCTGGCCGTACTGCTGTGGGCGCGGACCGGGGCGGAACGGCTGGGCTGCGACCCGGCCCGCGTGGTGGTGGCGGGCGACTCCAGCGGGGGCAACCTGGCGGCGGTCACCGCGCTGCGGGCCCCCGGCCTGGTCGCCGGGCAGCTGCTGGCGTACCCACCGCTGGACGCCTCCATGGGCTCCGAGTCGGTGGCGGCGTACGGGCGGGGGTACTTCCACACCGCCGCGCACATGGCCTGGTACTGGGACCAGTACGGCGGCGACCCCGCCCACCCGCACGTCTCGCCGCTGCGGGCCGCCGACCTGTCGGGGCTGCCGCGCACGCTGATCGTCCTCGCGGACTGCGACGTCCTGCGGGACGAGGGGCTGGCGTACGCGCGCCGACTGGGGGAGGCGGGCGTCGACTGCGAGGTCCGCCTCCACCCCGGTGTCTTCCACGGCTTCCTGGGCCTCCCGCTGCCGGCCGCGCGGGCGGCGGTGGCGGGAGCGGCGGCCTGGCTGGCGGCGACGGAGCCGGTGGGATGA